In Drosophila suzukii chromosome Y, CBGP_Dsuzu_IsoJpt1.0, whole genome shotgun sequence, the following proteins share a genomic window:
- the LOC139353741 gene encoding LOW QUALITY PROTEIN: ribosome biogenesis protein NOP53-like (The sequence of the model RefSeq protein was modified relative to this genomic sequence to represent the inferred CDS: inserted 1 base in 1 codon; substituted 1 base at 1 genomic stop codon) codes for MTAVEPGTKKMRISKKSKSAWRKTDIQDVEQFLEDQRQEERIGTFTDKQDEDLFVLDTSADKPAKAAVLSVKQKRKLNAKKPMRSHQALENTSKVQDPIAKRNNVRXKKNGRNIAXTKPRHRQANSDRALYYEKLEQRLADKKSKNLAVEKDIWEEVDFRDAIPGLKDKKGRISRELALHTAGNIGKKVVKMHASLHHKTTKDKKFELPHPGMSYNPAPEDHQDLISKIVEREEGIIKKEQHLKCVTTSMFSEERDRRRLQEMSQGMEEEEEQEEGQQDEAGQGNGEKPEENVDKPYHTVNAPVENKKKSKQARRKELKQKELARQTELKRKLKPQTAYLIRIKSITRSQTFKIS; via the exons ATGACGGCCGTGGAGCCAGGGACGAAGAAGATGCGCATCTCGAAGAAGAGCAAATCGGCGTGGCGCAAGACAGACATCCAGGATGTAGAGCAGTTCCTCGAAGATCAGCGCCAGGAGGAGCGCATTGGCACTTTCACGGACAAGCAGGATGAGGATCTGTTCGTTTTGGACACCAGCGCAGATAAACCAGCCAAGGCCGCCGTCCTGAGTGTGAAGCAAAAGAGGAAGCTGAATGCCAAGAAACCGATGAGGAGCCACCAGGCGCTGGAGAACACATCCAAGGTGCAGGATCCCATTGCCAAGCGCAACAATGTGCGTTAAAAGAAGAACGGACGCAACATCG ACACCAAGCCGCGTCATCGCCAGGCCAACAGCGATCGCGCCCTGTACTACGAGAAGCTGGAGCAGCGACTGGCGGACAAGAAGAGCAAGAATCTGGCCGTCGAGAAGGACATTTGGGAGGAGGTGGACTTCCGCGACGCGATTCCGGGACTAAAGGACAAGAAGGGCAGGATCAGTCGCGAACTGGCCCTGCACACAGCAGGGAATATTGGCAAAAAGGTGGTCAAAATGCACGCCAGTCTGCACCACAAAACAACCAAGGACAAGAAATTCGAGCTTCCGCATCCAGGCATGAGCTACAATCCCGCGCCAGAGGACCACCAAGATCTTATTTCGAAGATTGTGGAACGCGAGGAGGGCATCATCAAGAAGGAGCAGCACCTGAAGTGCGTGACCACCAGCATGTTCTCCGAGGAAAGGGACCGGCGTCGTCTCCAGGAGATGAGCCAGGGcatggaggaggaggaggagcaggaggagggCCAGCAAGATGAGGCTGGTCAGGGCAACGGAGAGAAGCCGGAAGAGAATGTGGATAAGCCCTACCACACAGTTAACGCTCCTGTGGAGAACAAAAAGAAGAGCAAGCAAGCCCGTCGCAAGGAGCTCAAGCAGAAGGAACTGGCACGCCAAACAGAGCTCAAGAGGAAGCTAAAGCCACAGACTGCTTATCTAATACGCATcaagtcgatcacgaggagtcaaaccttcaagatcagttaa